Proteins encoded together in one Chrysemys picta bellii isolate R12L10 chromosome 22, ASM1138683v2, whole genome shotgun sequence window:
- the LOC135977019 gene encoding adhesion G protein-coupled receptor E4-like: MNISKPVNFTLRHRQAKKEEEEAHCVHWKFIAGKGTWAEDGCTVLHTNSTHTICSCDHLSSFALLMGHTEVEESYPLTIITYMGLTLSMLCLLLAILTFLLCRSIRNISTSLHLQLCLCLFLANLLFLTAVTRTGSQVVCAVIAGFLHYLFLACFTWMFLEGLHLFLTVRNLKVMNYTRANRFKKRFMYLFGYGSPALIVAISAALNSDGYGTPQYCWLNLERGFIWSFLGPVCAIILVGTSQNHRAPFSSHLCNPVDSSGAKRRISPREFKMKGSYKIPFHPPLFGQCRISP; the protein is encoded by the exons ATGAATATCTCCAAACCTGTGAACTTCACTCTGCGCCATAGACAG GCgaagaaagaggaggaagaggctcACTGCGTTCACTGGAAATTCATCGCTGGGAAAGGCACCTGGGCTGAGGATGGCTGCACTGTTCTCCACACGAACAGCACTCACACCATCTGCAGCTGTGACCATCTCTCCAGCTTCGCACTCCTTATGGGTCACACCGAAGTGGAG GAGAGTTACCCACTGACCATCATCACCTACATGGGACTGACCCTTtccatgctgtgtctcctccttgccatcctcaccttcctcctGTGCCGCTCCATCCGCAACATCAGCACCTCcctccacctgcagctctgcctctgcctcttcctggccaACCTGCTCTTCCTCACCGCGGTGACCCGCACCGGTAGTCAG gtGGTGTGTGCTGTCATTGCTGGCTTCCTACACTACCTCTTCCTGGCCTGCTTCACTTGGATGTTCCTGGAGGGGCTGCACCTCTTCCTCACCGTCAGGAACCTGAAGGTCATGAATTACACCAGGGCCAACCGGTTCAAGAAGAGATTCATGTACCTGTTCGGCTACGGATCCCCAGCCCTGATAGTGGCTATTTCTGCAGCACTCAACTCAGATGGCTATGGGACTCCCCAATA CTGCTGGCTCAACCTGGAGAGAGGCTTTATTTGGAGCTTCCTGGGACCAGTCTGTGCCATAATCCTGGTGGGTACCTCACAGAACCACagggccccattctcctctcacctctGCAACCCTGTGGACTCCAGTGGAGCCAAGAGAAGAATATCTCCCAGAGAATTTAAGATGAAAGGATCCTATAAGATCCCATTTCATCCACCCCTCTTTGGCCAGTGCAGGATTTCCCCCTAA